One Bacteroidota bacterium genomic region harbors:
- a CDS encoding UvrD-helicase domain-containing protein, whose product MPKTIFTESQKKAHDILRHLSVTANAGSGKTTVLVSRFIDILLNTDTKIDEIVAITFTEKAASELKKKISDTLNGLLQSEKSLDRLKKIEDISNHLPSANVSTIHSFCSKMLRQFPVEANVDYGFSVLDGVDQEILIQESIQETIAVWLNNSSDKRYEELALVLRTLGKNKLQSFVKLFLGKREQVERLLTEDGILSAGKSDDDILKIWDEITESQILSTVIDSGCIEAAEKILKAGNSKKATEILQMLNVWHTAKTEDHKIKMFGEIIEGMLTQKGELRADIFGRGVDNSSVNDLVSILKDVWESSKELIEVYCSYIKNKHQIILLNITRVALSLYKDTLKIYELKKNEKSYLDYEDLQLKTYEMLKSSEVQQKLASKFKYIMVDEYQDTNLLQYEIFRKLLFDLQSGNLFIVGDPKQSIYGFRNAEVEVFEKTKQDITHYQTTDNEIRWNGNAVVSTADERKGKIVLAESFRLLTDIVCFVNVVFAKILVKGSHQFEVEYNELLKCRNNSASGKVELLLLKPSNEKEKIIEIECEAIARRIINLVQTKYQIYDAAETPNDFRFKDAAILLRSRTHLKKLELILNKYKIPYVITGGIGFYQTQEIYDFYNYFQFLLNRHNDVALVGLLRSPFFTLSDAELFEIANHTNGSDFWSKLKSFIQTENVSDNAKRAVNILDDNISYASRLPIPLLVQRIFRQTGWLGTIAGLQRGEQSRLNVDKLLRLARNFEGKGFANLYDFVERLKTLIAGEQREGQASIESDGNAVQIMTIHSAKGLEFPVVFVPFLDKKFKYDNAPYIDSKVGIGFQAMEENSNDQKIDPLIYRFLKQQSHLKTEAEEKRIFYVACTRAKDVLVLSGSLPENSKSALNWVLKSLNINSNEIMKGEHLVDNLKVKTINLENNNFLHSEIDYLLNLQIYTAPEHIEIVSEDARVVESEKSIGDILIKSRQGQIRSNFFSATQIQTFKDCPTKYFLKYQLGMPEFEMRSIKFHEEDDPNDRIYRGIVGSITHSVLEKYQSFNEKDISSFILQNLKSEFVIEDEKINQVTNDILLQVKNYFESDFGKTVIRLPEYKTEFTLNTVFGDDYLTGTLDRLYKSQEGKWCILDYKTDNVTLKNIKNKADRYYWQMAFYSVLVARFLEVDEIEATLVFTKYPDHPQIYKFSKDKIKNIETEILHVIEKIKSNQFTRNEDMCEYCNYQKNGKCISGRNL is encoded by the coding sequence ATGCCAAAAACTATTTTTACAGAGAGCCAAAAAAAAGCTCACGACATATTAAGACATCTATCGGTTACAGCAAATGCTGGTTCAGGTAAGACTACTGTTCTCGTAAGTCGTTTTATTGATATTCTATTAAACACCGATACGAAGATTGATGAGATTGTTGCAATAACTTTTACCGAAAAAGCGGCAAGCGAATTGAAAAAAAAAATCTCCGATACACTTAACGGATTATTACAATCTGAAAAATCGTTAGATAGACTTAAAAAAATCGAGGACATCAGCAATCACTTACCCTCGGCAAATGTTTCCACCATCCACTCCTTCTGTTCAAAAATGTTGAGGCAGTTTCCTGTAGAGGCGAATGTTGATTACGGTTTTTCTGTTCTCGATGGCGTAGATCAGGAAATTTTGATACAGGAATCAATCCAGGAAACAATAGCTGTATGGCTGAATAATTCTTCGGATAAAAGATATGAAGAGTTGGCATTAGTTTTACGGACTCTCGGGAAGAATAAACTTCAAAGCTTTGTAAAGCTATTTCTTGGAAAACGTGAACAAGTCGAACGGCTTTTAACAGAGGATGGAATCTTATCGGCGGGAAAATCGGACGATGATATTTTGAAAATTTGGGATGAAATAACAGAGTCTCAAATACTCTCGACAGTCATTGATTCCGGTTGTATAGAGGCTGCAGAAAAAATTTTAAAAGCGGGTAATAGTAAAAAAGCGACTGAAATTTTGCAGATGTTGAACGTTTGGCACACAGCTAAAACCGAAGATCATAAAATAAAAATGTTCGGAGAAATAATCGAAGGTATGCTCACGCAGAAAGGAGAACTTCGGGCGGATATTTTCGGCAGGGGAGTAGATAATTCATCCGTGAACGACTTAGTATCAATTCTTAAAGATGTTTGGGAAAGCTCGAAGGAACTTATCGAGGTATATTGTTCCTATATAAAAAATAAACACCAAATAATTCTACTGAATATTACACGTGTGGCTCTTTCGCTTTACAAAGATACGCTGAAAATTTATGAACTCAAGAAAAACGAAAAGAGTTACCTCGATTACGAGGACTTACAGTTAAAAACTTATGAAATGCTCAAGTCGAGTGAAGTGCAGCAGAAGCTCGCTTCAAAGTTCAAATATATTATGGTTGATGAGTATCAGGATACGAATTTACTACAGTATGAAATATTCCGAAAGCTCCTCTTCGATTTACAAAGCGGAAACTTGTTTATCGTCGGCGACCCAAAGCAGTCGATTTATGGATTCCGGAATGCTGAGGTTGAAGTTTTTGAAAAAACAAAACAAGATATCACACATTATCAAACGACGGATAATGAAATAAGGTGGAATGGGAATGCGGTTGTATCAACTGCTGATGAACGAAAAGGAAAAATAGTGTTAGCTGAAAGTTTCCGGCTTCTTACCGACATAGTCTGTTTTGTAAACGTTGTTTTTGCAAAAATATTGGTCAAGGGAAGCCATCAATTTGAAGTTGAATACAATGAGTTGTTAAAATGTAGAAACAATTCAGCATCCGGAAAAGTTGAACTGCTGCTCTTAAAACCTTCAAATGAAAAGGAAAAAATTATAGAAATCGAGTGTGAGGCAATTGCACGGCGGATAATCAATTTGGTCCAAACTAAATACCAAATCTACGATGCGGCTGAAACTCCAAACGATTTCCGTTTCAAAGATGCTGCTATTCTGTTGCGAAGCCGCACTCATTTGAAGAAATTAGAACTTATCCTCAACAAATATAAAATTCCTTATGTAATTACAGGGGGTATAGGTTTTTATCAAACGCAGGAGATTTACGATTTTTACAATTACTTCCAATTCTTGCTGAATCGCCACAACGATGTAGCGCTTGTTGGATTGCTCAGGTCGCCTTTTTTCACGCTATCCGATGCTGAATTATTCGAGATTGCGAACCACACTAATGGTTCAGATTTTTGGTCAAAACTTAAATCGTTCATACAAACAGAAAATGTATCCGACAATGCAAAGCGTGCAGTAAATATTTTGGATGATAATATCAGTTACGCATCTCGCTTACCGATACCGTTACTCGTTCAAAGAATTTTCAGGCAAACTGGTTGGCTTGGAACAATAGCTGGCTTACAACGTGGTGAACAAAGTCGTTTAAATGTGGATAAACTTCTCCGTTTGGCACGTAACTTCGAAGGAAAGGGATTTGCTAACCTATACGATTTTGTGGAGCGGCTTAAAACTTTGATTGCAGGCGAACAGCGTGAAGGGCAGGCAAGCATCGAAAGCGATGGGAATGCTGTACAAATAATGACGATCCATTCAGCGAAAGGACTTGAATTTCCGGTAGTTTTTGTTCCGTTTCTTGATAAAAAATTTAAGTACGATAATGCTCCATACATCGACAGTAAAGTCGGTATCGGTTTTCAGGCAATGGAAGAAAATTCGAATGATCAAAAAATTGACCCGCTGATTTATAGATTTCTGAAGCAGCAATCGCACTTAAAAACTGAAGCTGAAGAAAAAAGAATATTTTATGTTGCCTGCACACGCGCTAAGGATGTGTTAGTGCTTTCAGGTAGTTTACCTGAAAATTCTAAATCAGCTTTGAATTGGGTATTAAAGAGTTTAAATATAAACTCAAATGAAATTATGAAAGGCGAACACCTAGTTGATAACCTAAAAGTAAAAACAATTAATTTAGAAAATAATAACTTTTTACACTCCGAAATCGATTATCTGCTGAACCTTCAAATTTATACAGCGCCTGAACATATAGAAATAGTGTCGGAAGATGCAAGAGTTGTTGAATCGGAGAAATCAATCGGGGATATTTTAATTAAATCGCGACAGGGACAGATTCGGAGTAACTTTTTCTCGGCTACACAAATCCAGACGTTCAAGGATTGTCCGACGAAATATTTTTTGAAATACCAACTCGGAATGCCTGAGTTTGAAATGCGATCCATTAAGTTTCATGAAGAAGATGACCCGAACGACAGGATATACAGAGGGATTGTTGGTTCGATAACACATTCTGTTCTTGAAAAGTATCAAAGTTTTAACGAGAAAGATATTAGTAGTTTTATACTGCAAAATTTGAAAAGCGAATTTGTGATCGAGGACGAAAAAATAAATCAAGTTACGAACGATATATTATTACAAGTGAAAAATTATTTCGAATCGGATTTTGGCAAAACTGTTATTCGATTGCCGGAATATAAAACAGAGTTTACTCTCAACACAGTTTTTGGCGATGATTATCTGACCGGCACGTTGGATAGACTATATAAGAGTCAAGAAGGAAAATGGTGCATTCTCGACTACAAAACCGATAATGTAACTCTAAAAAATATTAAAAATAAAGCCGACCGTTATTATTGGCAGATGGCATTTTACTCTGTTTTGGTTGCCCGCTTTTTGGAAGTGGATGAAATTGAAGCGACATTAGTATTTACAAAATATCCTGACCACCCGCAGATTTATAAATTCAGTAAAGATAAGATAAAAAATATTGAGACGGAAATATTACATGTGATTGAGAAGATAAAATCGAATCAGTTCACACGCAACGAAGATATGTGTGAATACTGTAATTATCAAAAAAATGGGAAGTGTATCAGCGGCAGAAATTTGTAA
- a CDS encoding outer membrane protein transport protein has product MKKNIFSTVIIVLLTFSVSSFAQFPEDALRYSTLGTGVGARSLGLGMAYTGISNDYTALFWNPAGLGQLDMSEFSFGLSHLSSKDNSSLYGNEKSFSTSSTKLNNFGVAYPFPTTRGSMVFAAGYHRINDFAGALSFSGFNPVSSIIQNYARHGISTTKSPKGNLAWELYLANIDSLSPNSFVFDSRIQDSVTQSGKILESGGMNNWSVGGAMEAAKNLYVGMSLNINTGSYSWQRSYSEQDLDNIYRTLPFDFRSLFIDQTISATVNGFSAKFGMLYRMSDVVRIGLSFKTPSWLTIEETFTSQGESFFDNGDNFKYPYDKPSKFKTKYDVVSPFMFSSGVSYIIQDLMLTADLEYTDWTQMEFRNAPEDLISYNTDIKEMFQPTVNLRGGAEYELPAMGMRLRGGFAFLPSPYKDDPSSFARKYITAGVGFIVQDIVAFDLGYAYGFWDSFRVNYDKTSRVDEKIKTHNVVATVTYRF; this is encoded by the coding sequence ATGAAGAAAAATATATTTTCAACTGTAATCATTGTCCTCTTAACTTTTTCGGTATCAAGTTTCGCACAGTTTCCTGAAGATGCGTTGCGATATTCAACTTTAGGAACCGGTGTTGGTGCCAGGTCGCTCGGTTTGGGTATGGCTTACACCGGCATATCAAACGATTACACAGCTTTGTTCTGGAATCCTGCAGGATTAGGTCAATTAGATATGTCCGAATTTTCTTTCGGCTTATCTCACCTTTCATCTAAAGATAATAGCAGTTTGTATGGAAACGAAAAATCTTTTTCTACGAGCAGCACGAAGCTGAATAATTTCGGCGTAGCATATCCTTTCCCTACAACTCGCGGAAGTATGGTATTCGCTGCGGGTTATCATCGTATAAATGATTTTGCCGGAGCTCTTTCATTCAGCGGTTTTAATCCTGTAAGTTCAATTATCCAAAATTACGCCCGTCACGGTATTTCTACAACAAAAAGTCCAAAAGGTAATTTAGCTTGGGAATTGTATTTAGCAAATATAGATTCTTTGAGTCCTAATTCTTTTGTTTTTGATAGCCGCATTCAGGACAGCGTTACACAAAGCGGTAAAATTTTAGAAAGCGGTGGGATGAACAATTGGAGTGTAGGCGGTGCGATGGAAGCTGCAAAAAATTTATATGTAGGTATGAGTTTAAATATTAATACCGGCTCATATTCCTGGCAACGAAGTTACTCCGAACAAGATTTGGATAATATTTATAGAACACTTCCTTTCGATTTTAGGTCTTTATTTATCGACCAAACAATAAGTGCAACTGTTAATGGCTTCTCAGCCAAATTCGGTATGTTGTATCGTATGTCGGATGTGGTAAGAATAGGATTGAGTTTTAAAACCCCTTCGTGGCTGACAATTGAAGAAACATTTACCTCGCAAGGCGAAAGTTTTTTTGATAATGGAGATAACTTCAAATATCCATACGATAAACCTTCGAAATTCAAAACTAAATACGATGTAGTTTCACCTTTTATGTTCAGCAGTGGTGTATCTTATATCATTCAAGATTTGATGTTGACTGCAGATCTTGAATACACAGATTGGACACAAATGGAATTCCGTAATGCACCCGAAGATTTAATCAGTTACAATACAGATATCAAAGAAATGTTCCAACCTACAGTGAATTTGCGGGGCGGTGCAGAATACGAATTACCTGCAATGGGTATGCGATTGCGTGGAGGTTTTGCTTTTCTTCCCTCGCCATACAAAGACGATCCGTCATCATTTGCACGTAAGTATATAACAGCGGGTGTCGGCTTTATTGTTCAAGATATTGTTGCTTTCGACTTGGGTTATGCTTATGGCTTTTGGGATTCGTTCCGTGTGAATTACGATAAAACTTCGCGCGTTGATGAAAAGATTAAAACTCACAATGTTGTAGCAACGGTTACATATCGTTTTTAG
- a CDS encoding DNA-3-methyladenine glycosylase — MTRIGLVNTDYKKLDREFYLRDTIKIAKDLLGEYLIRKYMGKLLVGKIVETEAYLHNDIASHSFRGKTKRNEVMFWQGGHLYVYFTYGMHYCCNVVTEEEDQGCAVLIRAVEPVENIEFMKTHRKIGTSKNIHNLTNGPAKVCQAFALGRNENGTDLCGDEIWIGKSEIRNPKSEIISSSRVGITNGSEHMWRFYIKDNKWVSRK, encoded by the coding sequence ATGACACGGATAGGCCTGGTTAACACTGACTATAAAAAGTTAGACCGTGAATTCTATCTACGAGACACAATAAAAATTGCAAAAGATTTACTCGGTGAATACTTAATCCGAAAATACATGGGGAAGTTACTTGTCGGTAAAATTGTTGAGACAGAAGCTTATTTGCATAATGATATTGCAAGTCATTCATTTCGTGGAAAAACCAAACGTAACGAAGTAATGTTCTGGCAAGGTGGGCATTTATATGTTTACTTCACTTACGGTATGCACTACTGCTGCAATGTTGTAACAGAGGAAGAAGACCAAGGATGCGCTGTACTGATACGCGCTGTAGAACCGGTCGAGAATATCGAATTTATGAAAACCCACAGAAAAATTGGCACCTCAAAAAATATTCACAATCTCACGAACGGTCCTGCAAAAGTTTGCCAAGCATTTGCACTCGGAAGAAATGAAAACGGAACTGACCTGTGCGGAGATGAGATATGGATTGGAAAATCCGAAATCCGAAATCCGAAATCCGAAATCATTTCATCTTCCAGAGTTGGCATCACCAACGGTTCAGAACATATGTGGAGGTTTTACATCAAAGACAACAAATGGGTTTCAAGAAAATAA
- a CDS encoding acetaldehyde dehydrogenase (acetylating), protein MSSYKDLASIQEVRDLLEQANEAVQEFRAFNQERVDKIVKAMADAGYEAAELLGKMAYEETGFGKPEDKKKKNEFATRRVWESIKDLKTAGVIREDREKKIIEIGEPMGVVAALIPSTNPTSTMMFKAIISLKGRNAIVASPHPKAIYSTLEAAKLIREAAESVGAPKGVIHCMTQPTLEGTNELMRNKLTGVILATGSGAMVKAAYSSGKPAYGVGPGNVPAFIERTANIQKAVADVLSGKQFDNGVLCSTESSLICDSPIKDKVVAECKRLGGYFVEGEAKEKLSRLMFDNEGHLNAAMVGRSALFIAEKAGIQVPSDTKVLIAELNAVGKNIPLSREKLSPVLSFYTELNWRDACHRCIELLEFGGLGHTLVIHSSDEDIIMKFALEKPASRILVNTQAAFGAVGGTNELLPSLTLGPGTIGGSIISENVSAKHLINIKRLVFETRPVNPSQAGEPIFVKPQAAKTTAEIKTAESWIEKIEQHLREGAGNIPVWKKGSAQPVKETEKITSPKSGNVLGSGISEDEVDKIIREFQRR, encoded by the coding sequence ATGTCATCATACAAAGATTTAGCATCAATACAGGAAGTGCGCGATTTATTAGAACAAGCGAATGAAGCTGTTCAGGAATTCCGCGCCTTCAATCAGGAACGTGTCGATAAGATTGTGAAAGCAATGGCAGATGCAGGTTACGAAGCGGCAGAACTCTTGGGTAAAATGGCTTACGAGGAGACCGGTTTCGGAAAACCTGAAGACAAAAAGAAGAAAAATGAATTCGCTACAAGGCGAGTTTGGGAATCAATCAAAGATTTGAAAACAGCAGGTGTGATTCGCGAAGACCGCGAGAAGAAGATTATCGAAATCGGCGAACCGATGGGAGTAGTTGCCGCTTTAATTCCATCTACGAATCCAACATCAACGATGATGTTCAAAGCGATCATTTCCTTAAAAGGAAGAAACGCAATAGTTGCAAGCCCACACCCGAAAGCAATTTACTCAACGTTGGAAGCAGCCAAGCTAATACGTGAAGCTGCTGAATCTGTCGGTGCACCCAAAGGAGTAATACACTGTATGACACAGCCGACACTCGAAGGTACAAATGAATTGATGCGAAATAAATTAACCGGTGTAATTCTCGCAACCGGCAGCGGAGCAATGGTAAAAGCAGCTTACAGTTCAGGCAAACCTGCTTATGGAGTTGGACCCGGAAACGTGCCAGCTTTCATCGAGAGAACTGCAAACATACAAAAAGCTGTTGCCGATGTTTTATCGGGAAAACAATTTGATAATGGTGTGCTATGCTCGACTGAATCTTCGCTCATTTGCGATTCACCCATAAAAGATAAGGTCGTTGCAGAGTGCAAACGGCTTGGTGGTTACTTTGTGGAAGGAGAAGCTAAAGAAAAACTTTCGCGCCTGATGTTTGATAACGAAGGACACTTGAACGCAGCTATGGTGGGCAGATCGGCTCTGTTTATTGCTGAAAAAGCAGGTATCCAAGTTCCATCCGACACAAAAGTTTTAATTGCCGAATTAAACGCAGTCGGAAAGAACATTCCACTCTCTCGCGAGAAACTATCGCCTGTTCTTTCGTTCTACACAGAACTTAATTGGCGTGACGCTTGCCATCGCTGCATCGAACTTCTTGAATTTGGCGGGTTAGGACATACTCTGGTTATTCACTCGTCCGATGAAGATATTATAATGAAATTTGCACTCGAGAAACCAGCTTCAAGAATTTTGGTAAATACGCAGGCGGCATTTGGCGCAGTTGGCGGGACAAACGAGCTTCTGCCATCCCTCACACTCGGTCCCGGAACAATCGGAGGCTCGATTATTTCTGAAAATGTTTCCGCTAAACATCTGATTAACATAAAGCGACTCGTGTTTGAAACAAGACCTGTAAATCCTTCACAAGCGGGCGAGCCGATATTTGTTAAACCGCAAGCTGCCAAGACAACTGCAGAAATTAAGACGGCGGAATCCTGGATAGAAAAAATCGAGCAGCATTTACGTGAAGGAGCGGGGAATATTCCAGTTTGGAAAAAAGGTTCAGCCCAGCCGGTAAAAGAAACAGAAAAAATTACTTCACCAAAAAGCGGGAATGTTTTAGGAAGTGGAATATCGGAAGACGAGGTTGACAAAATAATCCGTGAGTTTCAGAGGAGATAG
- a CDS encoding DNA-binding protein, protein MFRLQYKYKRSFIGAIPSGSDLYDALTKIVTEEDIRIGKVTAIGAVTNAIIGYFDQIKKEYNTIELNGGYEILNCTGNVSIREGKPFVHTHITLSDKEGKVFGGHLMPGTKVFACEVFIDEYTGEDLVREKEETTNLFLWKNKNLI, encoded by the coding sequence GTGTTTAGACTACAATACAAATACAAACGCTCATTTATCGGTGCAATTCCGTCAGGTTCAGATTTATATGATGCACTCACAAAAATTGTAACCGAAGAAGATATTCGCATCGGAAAAGTTACAGCTATCGGTGCGGTTACAAATGCTATCATCGGATATTTTGACCAGATTAAAAAAGAGTACAATACAATTGAGTTGAACGGTGGCTATGAAATTTTAAACTGCACCGGTAATGTGAGTATCCGAGAAGGAAAACCTTTCGTCCATACACATATTACACTCAGCGATAAAGAAGGAAAAGTTTTTGGCGGACATCTGATGCCTGGCACAAAAGTATTTGCCTGCGAAGTTTTCATCGATGAATATACAGGCGAAGATTTAGTACGCGAAAAAGAAGAGACAACTAATTTGTTCTTGTGGAAAAATAAAAATCTCATTTAA